Proteins co-encoded in one Gopherus evgoodei ecotype Sinaloan lineage chromosome 4, rGopEvg1_v1.p, whole genome shotgun sequence genomic window:
- the ELK4 gene encoding ETS domain-containing protein Elk-4, which produces MDSTITLWQFLLQLLQEPQNKHIICWTSNDGEFKLLQAEEVARLWGIRKNKPSMNYDKLSRALRYYYVKNIIKKVNGQKFVYKFVSYPEILNIAPLMVGRIEGDPVMAGFAEVSSAPKDLENGVKEKPQTCAKSSGRNDYIHSGLYSSFTLNSLNSSGVKLFRSVKIESPAEKLVEKKPAQDLTPSVIKFVTMPSKRPAIAPLASATSIVSTLPTESEETLQTLETFVPPKLTLTEAPAPLPNFTATFTPTPPVSSISPTLEVPSTPPSPPLSSNPDLDIDTDIESVASQQLEQSQNPQHLSPEPREHDLSVLEKDLANHLSRSKKPKGLELAPTLVITGSDPSPLGILSPSLPTASLTPAFFSQTPILLTPSPLFSSIHFWSTLSPVAPLSPARLQGANTLFQFPSVLSSHGPFTLSGLDGPSTPGPFSPDLQKT; this is translated from the exons ATGGACAGTACGATCACCTTGTGGCAGTTCCTCCTCCAACTCCTCCAGGAACCTCAGAACAAACACATCATCTGTTGGACCTCCAACGACGGGGAGTTCAAattgctgcaggcagaggaggtggcCCGGCTTTGGGGAATCCGCAAGAACAAGCCTAGCATGAATTATGACAAACTCAGCCGTGCTCTCAGATACTACTATGTGAAG AATATCATCAAAAAAGTGAATGGTCAGAAGTTTGTGTACAAGTTTGTTTCTTATCCGGAGATTTTGAATATTGCTCCACTGATGGTGGGCAGGATTGAGGGAGACCCAGTGATGGCTGGCTTTGCAGAAGTCAGCAGTGCTCCGAAGGACCTGGAAAACGGTGTGAAAGAGAAGCCCCAGACCTGTGCTAAATCATCTGGCCGCAATGACTATATCCATTCAGGCCTGTACTCTTCCTTTACCCTGAACTCCCTGAACTCCTCCGGTGTGAAGCTCTTCAGGTCAGTCAAGATTGAGAGTCCAGCTGAGAAACTGGTGGAGAAAAAACCTGCTCAGGATTTGACACCTTCAGTCATAAAGTTTGTGACCATGCCCTCCAAAAGGCCTGCAATTGCACCGCTTGCCTCGGCCACTTCAATTGTCTCCACTCTTCCTACAGAATCAGAAGAAACTCTCCAGACCTTGGAGACCTTTGTTCCACCAAAATTAACTCTCACCGAAGCTCCAGCCCCTTTGCCAAACTTCACCGCCACCTTCACCCCAACACCACCTGTATCTTCCATTTCTCCCACTCTGGAGGTTCCTTCCACACCCCCTTCACCACCCTTGAGTTCTAACCCTGACCTGGACATTGACACAGACATAGAGTCGGTGGCTTCTCAGCAGTTGGAGCAGTCTCAGAACCCTCAGCACCTATCACCAGAGCCTAGAGAGCACGATTTATCTGTGCTAGAGAAGGATCTTGCCAATCATCTCTCCAGATCTAAAAAACCAAAAGGGCTGGAGCTAGCTCCCACTCTTGTCATTACAGGCAGTGATCCAAGCCCACTGGGGATACTAAGCCCTTCTCTCCCTACTGCTTCTCTTACTCCAGCGTTTTTTTCACAG ACTCCCATCTTGCTGACCCCAAGCCCCTTGTTCTCGAGTATTCACTTCTGGAGCACGCTCAGTCCAGTAGCTCCTCTTAGTCCAGCAAGATTGCAAGGTGCTAACACCCTTTTTCAG tttccATCAGTACTGAGCAGCCATGGGCCATTTACTCTGTCGGGACTGGATGGACCCTCCACCCCTGGACCGTTTTCCCCTGATCTGCAGAAGACATAG